The proteins below are encoded in one region of Apium graveolens cultivar Ventura chromosome 4, ASM990537v1, whole genome shotgun sequence:
- the LOC141717105 gene encoding plant intracellular Ras-group-related LRR protein 6-like, which yields MMYEQQQQQQEDVMSNNKEYEINTTTTTRSMAIINEEEPQLLDVLNLSGMSLDSLPNPSINLALVCKLDLSNNNLQSIPESLTARLLNVAVLDVHSNQLKTLPNSIGCLSKLKILNVSGNLLQSLPRTIENCRSLEELNANFNMLTKLTDTLGFELVNLKKISVNSNKLAFLPSSTSHLTNLCILDARLNCLRCLPDDLENLINLKVLNVSQNFQYLRALPYSIGLLISLAELDISYNNISTLPDSMGCLTKLHKLSVEGNPLVSPPIDVVEQGLFEVKMYLSDKMNGGHKNSPKKKSWVGKLRKYGTFTASTRGQLNVIEGDNTETQGFIFNHNPSDYSNIQTIASPRYLKMFSPRRFLSPKTYFTR from the exons ATGATGTAcgagcaacaacaacaacaacaagaagATGTTATGAGTAATAATAAGGAATATGAAATAAATACGACTACGACGACAAGGTCGATGGCAATAATAAATGAAGAGGAGCCACAACTTCTTGATGTGTTGAATTTGAGCGGAATGTCTTTGGATTCTCTCCCTAATCCTTCTATTAATCTTGCACTTGTCTGCAAATTAGACCTCTCTAATAACAACCTTCAG AGTATACCAGAGTCTTTAACAGCAAGACTCCTGAATGTTGCGGTTCTAGACGTGCACTCGAATCAGCTAAAAACACTCCCAAATTCAATTGGATGTCTGTCAAAGCTCAAGATTTTAAATGTTTCCGGCAACCTTCTCCAGTCCCTCCCTAGAACCATTGAAAATTGCAG ATCACTGGAGGAGCTGAATGCAAACTTCAACATGTTAACAAAATTGACCGACACATTAGGATTTGAGCTCGTAAATTTAAAGAAAATCTCTGTCAACTCCAACAAGCTTGCTTTTCTTCCCTCTTCAACATCTCACTTAACTAACCTCTGCATTCTAGATGCTCGTCTCAATTGCCTCCGATGCCTCCCAGATGACCTGGAAAACCTGATCAATCTCAAAGTCCTTAATGTCAGCCAAAACTTCCAATACTTAAGAGCCCTACCATACTCCATAGGCCTTCTCATTTCTCTAGCAGAACTTGACATCAGTTACAACAACATTTCTACATTACCGGACTCTATGGGGTGCCTAACTAAGCTACATAAGCTGAGTGTCGAAGGCAATCCTTTGGTTTCGCCTCCAATTGATGTAGTTGAGCAGGGTTTGTTCGAAGTGAAAATGTATTTAAGTGATAAGATGAATGGTGGCCATAAAAACTCTCCTAAGAAGAAATCATGGGTTGGTAAACTAAGAAAATACGGAACTTTCACAGCATCTACCAGAGGTCAACTTAATGTGATTGAGGGTGATAATACTGAGACACAAGGGTTCATATTTAATCATAATCCTAGTGATTATAGCAATATCCAAACCATAGCTTCACCTAGGTACTTAAAAATGTTTTCACCTCGTCGATTTTTATCTCCCAAGACTTACTTCACCAGATGA
- the LOC141719522 gene encoding uncharacterized protein LOC141719522 yields MTTPKTSIGQTPYSLVYGTEVVLPTEVIILTTRYGLLTNNMNNVELSHDKDTVDELREMAKIRIASYEQRVANVYNKHVHIRIFRVGDMVLRKTFQNMMDMTAGKFADTWEGPYFIDVIVGRGAYRLSSMDGTQIPRAWNASHLKLYHV; encoded by the coding sequence ATGACAACTCCAAAGACGTCTATAGGGCAGACACCATATAGTCTAGTCTATGGCACCGAAGTTGTGTTACCAACAGAAGTCATAATACTGACGACAAGATATGGACTCTTGACAAATAATATGAATAACGTAGAGTTATCACATGACAAGGACACAGTGGATGAGTTGAGGGAAATGGCAAAAATCAGGATAGCTTCTTACGAGCAAAGAGTGGCCAATGTCTATAATAAACATGTTCACATAAGGATTTTCCGTGTTGGTGACATGGTACTGAGAAAAACATTCCAGAACATGATGGACATGACGGCAGGGAAGTTTGCTGACACTTGGGAAGGCCCTTACTTCATAGATGTTATCGTGGGACGTGGGGCTTACCGACTATCCAGTATGGATGGAACGCAAATACCAAGAGCCTGGAATGCTTCGCACCTAAAACTTTATCATGTGTAA